In Nocardioides sp. JQ2195, a genomic segment contains:
- a CDS encoding trehalose-6-phosphate synthase gives MTTGSADLVIVANRLPVDRVTLPDGSLDWRRSPGGLVSALEPVMRSNDGAWIGWPGVAGEEIEPFVDDGLSLVPVALTESEVEEFYEGFSNGTLWPLYHDVVAKPEFHREWWDAFVTVNQRFANKAAEVAAKDATVWIQDYQMQLVPQMLRDLRPDLRIGFYLHIPFPPAELFQQLPWRRQILEGLLGADLVGFQLSGAAQNFVRLVRQRVGHKTHRDMVYLPDGRSVRAAAFPISIDADDFEKLARSDSVNERAAQIRTALGNPKRVLLGIDRLDYTKGIYSRLRAYSELVKDGHFDVNDSVFVQVATPSRERVEQYRVLRDDIDRLVGRINGDLGRIGQPVIAYLHSSYPRHEMAALYRTADIMVVTPYRDGMNLVAKEYVACRYDNDGALVLSEFAGAANELRQAWQVNPYDINGMKSAILDAATSDERERSRRMKAMRKTVSEHDVASWADGFLAELAAVRPSHGKPVRPVRPS, from the coding sequence GTGACGACCGGATCCGCAGACCTCGTGATCGTTGCCAACCGCCTGCCCGTCGACCGGGTGACCCTGCCCGACGGGTCCCTCGACTGGCGGCGCTCCCCCGGCGGGCTGGTGAGTGCCCTCGAACCCGTCATGCGCAGCAACGACGGAGCCTGGATCGGTTGGCCCGGAGTGGCCGGCGAGGAGATCGAGCCCTTCGTCGACGACGGGCTCTCCTTGGTGCCGGTGGCCTTGACCGAGTCGGAGGTCGAGGAGTTCTACGAAGGGTTCTCCAACGGCACGCTGTGGCCGCTCTACCACGACGTGGTCGCGAAGCCGGAGTTCCACCGTGAGTGGTGGGACGCGTTCGTGACGGTCAACCAGCGGTTCGCCAACAAGGCCGCCGAGGTGGCCGCCAAGGACGCCACCGTCTGGATCCAGGACTACCAGATGCAGCTGGTCCCGCAGATGCTGCGCGACCTGCGCCCCGACCTGCGCATCGGCTTCTACCTGCACATTCCCTTCCCCCCGGCGGAGCTCTTCCAGCAGCTGCCGTGGCGTCGCCAGATCCTCGAGGGCCTGCTCGGCGCCGACCTGGTCGGCTTCCAGCTGTCCGGCGCGGCGCAGAACTTCGTGCGCCTGGTCCGCCAGCGGGTCGGGCACAAGACCCACCGGGACATGGTCTACCTGCCCGACGGCCGCAGCGTCCGGGCCGCGGCCTTCCCGATCTCGATCGACGCCGATGACTTCGAGAAGCTGGCCCGGTCGGACTCGGTGAACGAGCGGGCCGCGCAGATCCGGACTGCCCTGGGCAACCCCAAGCGGGTGCTCCTCGGCATCGACCGCCTCGACTACACCAAGGGCATCTACTCGCGACTGCGCGCCTACTCGGAGCTCGTCAAGGACGGTCACTTCGACGTCAACGACAGTGTCTTCGTGCAGGTGGCGACGCCGAGCCGTGAACGCGTCGAGCAGTACCGCGTGCTCCGTGACGACATCGACCGCCTGGTCGGTCGCATCAACGGCGACCTGGGCCGCATCGGCCAGCCGGTGATCGCCTACCTCCACTCCTCCTACCCCCGCCACGAGATGGCCGCGCTCTACCGGACTGCCGACATCATGGTGGTCACGCCGTACCGCGACGGGATGAACCTGGTCGCCAAGGAGTACGTCGCCTGCCGCTACGACAACGACGGCGCCCTGGTGCTCTCCGAGTTCGCCGGCGCGGCCAACGAGCTGCGCCAGGCATGGCAGGTCAATCCCTACGACATCAACGGGATGAAGTCGGCGATCCTCGACGCCGCCACCTCGGACGAGAGGGAGCGCTCCCGCAGAATGAAGGCGATGCGCAAGACCGTCAGCGAGCACGACGTGGCCAGCTGGGCCGACGGCTTCCTCGCCGAGCTGGCCGCCGTACGTCCCTCGCACGGCAAGCCGGTGCGACCGGTCCGGCCCAGCTGA
- a CDS encoding adenylate/guanylate cyclase domain-containing protein, protein MNDDSSADRPSGTDRPSGADRPPGTDRPPVADQAAPGPSIDADLFAGLEATLLGQAPHLSRLDVIAQTGVTSERARDLWLSLGFPSPASDDEVLFTDEDVTAVRLLGDLVEGGIVDPRTEFALTRSMGRSFSRLAEWEIAEVAEMLVEHEVPLDMAEIEPIISRTLPTLSKLQEYVWRRHLANAAGRVLLNADTDAVVQCVGFADIVGYTRRTRSLSAEELAEMVERFESTVNTVISDHGGRIIKTIGDEVLFVVDEPTAGGRIGLALAGAHELDDEFPEVRVGMAHGRVLARLGDVFGETVNIASRLTSLARPGRVLADRELADALRDQETEFRVRRARTTPVKGYTRLETWSVKAPKAPRNP, encoded by the coding sequence GTGAACGACGACTCCTCGGCCGACCGGCCCTCAGGTACCGACCGGCCCTCAGGTGCCGACCGGCCCCCAGGTACCGACCGGCCCCCAGTTGCAGACCAGGCTGCCCCCGGGCCCAGCATCGACGCGGACCTCTTCGCGGGTCTCGAGGCCACCCTGCTCGGGCAGGCGCCCCACCTCAGCCGCCTCGACGTGATCGCGCAGACCGGGGTGACCTCCGAGCGCGCCCGCGACCTGTGGCTCTCGCTCGGCTTCCCCTCCCCTGCGTCCGACGACGAGGTGCTCTTCACCGACGAGGACGTCACCGCCGTGCGCCTGCTCGGCGACCTCGTCGAGGGCGGGATCGTCGATCCCCGCACCGAGTTCGCCCTCACCCGCAGCATGGGACGCAGCTTCTCCCGGCTGGCCGAGTGGGAGATCGCGGAGGTCGCCGAGATGCTCGTCGAGCACGAGGTCCCGCTCGACATGGCCGAGATCGAGCCGATCATCTCGCGCACGCTGCCCACCCTGAGCAAGCTGCAGGAATACGTCTGGCGCCGTCACCTGGCCAACGCGGCCGGCCGGGTCCTGCTCAACGCCGACACCGACGCCGTCGTGCAGTGCGTGGGATTCGCCGACATCGTCGGCTACACACGACGCACCCGCAGCCTGTCCGCGGAGGAGCTCGCCGAGATGGTGGAGCGCTTCGAGTCCACGGTCAACACGGTCATCTCCGACCACGGCGGTCGCATCATCAAGACGATCGGCGACGAAGTCCTCTTCGTGGTCGACGAGCCGACCGCCGGCGGTCGCATCGGTCTGGCACTGGCCGGTGCGCACGAGCTCGACGACGAGTTCCCCGAGGTCCGCGTCGGCATGGCGCACGGCCGCGTCCTCGCCCGGCTCGGCGACGTCTTCGGCGAGACCGTCAACATCGCCTCCCGGCTCACCTCGCTCGCGCGCCCCGGGCGGGTGCTGGCCGACCGGGAGCTGGCCGACGCGTTGCGCGACCAGGAGACCGAGTTCCGCGTACGCCGCGCGCGAACCACGCCGGTCAAGGGATACACCCGACTCGAGACCTGGTCGGTCAAGGCCCCCAAGGCCCCGCGCAACCCGTGA
- a CDS encoding cyclic nucleotide-binding domain-containing protein, with the protein MTSSPEQAELTRLDRFANLSDAEIQSIVDHGTAVNVPANWSLIWEKTPADKAYILLDGEVSVRRGGQEVARLGPGDTVGEAAIVSRRLRNASVVSLTPLRVLHFTSEAVQDLIDTVPTFRTALEQTTAERLPDSAGGPAS; encoded by the coding sequence GTGACCAGTTCACCCGAGCAGGCGGAGCTCACCCGCCTCGACCGATTCGCCAACCTCAGCGACGCAGAGATCCAGTCCATCGTGGACCACGGCACCGCCGTGAACGTTCCCGCCAACTGGTCGCTCATCTGGGAGAAGACTCCCGCCGACAAGGCCTACATCCTCCTCGACGGCGAGGTCTCCGTGCGTCGCGGCGGCCAGGAGGTCGCCCGCCTCGGCCCCGGCGACACCGTCGGCGAAGCCGCCATCGTGAGTCGCAGGCTCCGCAACGCGAGCGTGGTGTCACTGACCCCCCTGCGGGTGCTGCACTTCACCAGCGAGGCCGTTCAGGACCTGATCGACACGGTGCCGACCTTCCGCACCGCCCTCGAGCAGACGACCGCCGAGCGCCTGCCGGACTCCGCCGGCGGTCCTGCCTCATGA
- a CDS encoding DUF3263 domain-containing protein, producing the protein MGAAESVNQEQSAESSVLSERDSEILEFERQWWKYAGAKEQAVRDKFDMSSTRYYQVLNALIDKPEALASDPLLVRRLRRLRAARQRQRSARRLGFEV; encoded by the coding sequence GTGGGTGCCGCAGAGTCCGTCAACCAGGAGCAATCCGCCGAAAGCTCGGTGCTCTCCGAGCGCGACAGCGAAATTCTCGAGTTCGAGCGCCAGTGGTGGAAGTATGCCGGCGCGAAGGAACAGGCCGTCCGCGACAAGTTCGACATGTCGTCGACCCGCTACTACCAGGTCCTCAACGCGCTGATCGACAAGCCGGAAGCACTGGCCTCCGACCCGCTGCTGGTCCGCCGTCTCCGACGTCTCCGTGCGGCCCGACAGCGCCAGCGCTCGGCCCGCCGCCTCGGCTTCGAGGTCTGA
- a CDS encoding LytR C-terminal domain-containing protein, whose amino-acid sequence MRARDDRGVAFPSPLVILSIVAVAMAVIAYVATSGSGGSSEMEPVSKPAPSATASPTIAPEPEPVKKKVKKVNRAKVYVAIFNNSNISGLAGSTASTARDAGWQVVGSDNWMGMIPAPTVYYPPRLKAAAKLLAKDLDITRLMPAVDPMNFDRLTVILTASYSG is encoded by the coding sequence GTGCGCGCGAGAGACGACCGTGGCGTCGCCTTCCCCTCTCCGCTCGTCATCCTGAGCATCGTCGCCGTCGCGATGGCGGTGATCGCCTATGTCGCCACGTCCGGCAGCGGTGGCTCCTCCGAGATGGAGCCAGTGTCGAAGCCGGCGCCCTCGGCGACCGCTTCTCCGACGATCGCGCCCGAGCCGGAGCCGGTGAAGAAGAAGGTCAAGAAGGTCAACCGGGCCAAGGTCTACGTGGCCATCTTCAACAACTCCAACATCTCCGGCCTGGCCGGCTCGACGGCCTCCACCGCGCGCGACGCCGGGTGGCAGGTGGTCGGGTCCGACAACTGGATGGGCATGATCCCGGCCCCCACGGTCTACTACCCACCCCGGCTCAAGGCCGCCGCGAAGCTGCTCGCCAAGGACCTCGACATCACCCGCCTGATGCCGGCCGTGGACCCGATGAACTTCGACCGGCTCACGGTGATCCTGACCGCCAGCTACTCCGGCTGA
- the otsB gene encoding trehalose-phosphatase: MEFISASGEDRYAALVRAARESVIGLDLDGTLSPIVDDPTRARIHPEAAEVLIDLADQVAAIAIITGRPARQALALADLDHVGEAIGEHGKQLHLFGQYGNERWSSLSQRIVSPRPPRGLSSFLSGLPAVLRGADATDAYVEEKGLAVAVHTRRLDDPHAAFDRLLAPLSALATANGLAVEPGRSVIEVRAPGTHKGDAVRTIAAEIGARGFLFAGDDLGDLEAFSAVDDLARAGVATLLVCSSSDEHDALLGRSDLAVDGPVGVLALLRQLTTDAAAVRRH; encoded by the coding sequence ATGGAGTTCATCTCCGCCTCCGGCGAGGACAGGTACGCCGCGCTCGTGCGCGCGGCACGCGAATCCGTGATCGGCCTCGACCTCGACGGCACCCTCTCCCCCATCGTCGACGACCCGACACGGGCCAGGATCCACCCGGAGGCCGCCGAGGTGTTGATCGACCTTGCCGACCAGGTCGCCGCGATCGCGATCATCACCGGCCGACCCGCTCGCCAGGCCCTCGCACTGGCTGACCTCGACCACGTCGGCGAGGCGATCGGCGAGCACGGCAAGCAGCTGCACCTCTTCGGGCAGTACGGCAACGAACGATGGTCGTCGCTCAGCCAGAGGATCGTCTCACCGCGCCCGCCCCGCGGCCTGAGCAGCTTCCTGAGCGGCCTGCCCGCGGTCCTCCGCGGGGCCGATGCCACCGATGCCTACGTCGAGGAGAAGGGCCTGGCCGTCGCGGTGCACACCCGCCGGCTCGATGATCCCCACGCGGCGTTCGACCGGCTGCTCGCTCCACTGAGCGCGCTGGCCACGGCCAACGGTCTGGCCGTCGAGCCGGGGCGCAGCGTGATCGAGGTGCGCGCCCCCGGGACCCACAAGGGCGACGCCGTGCGCACCATCGCGGCCGAGATCGGCGCGAGAGGATTTCTCTTCGCCGGCGACGACCTGGGAGATCTCGAGGCGTTCTCCGCCGTGGACGACCTGGCCCGCGCCGGCGTGGCCACCCTGCTGGTCTGCTCGTCCTCCGACGAGCACGATGCGCTGCTGGGGCGGTCCGACCTCGCGGTCGACGGGCCGGTCGGCGTGCTCGCGCTGCTGCGCCAGCTCACGACGGACGCCGCCGCCGTACGCCGGCACTGA
- the thrC gene encoding threonine synthase, which yields MSATTVETSRTLREGAFGNATGLSCRECGHQIELGPNYACPECFGPLEISYDFPAVTREQIEAGPRNIWRYKALLPVPDDIELSPNTEPGFTRLLKAANLGRELGIDNLWVKDDSTNPTNSFKDRVVACALSAAREFDAKVFACPSTGNLANAVAAAGARAGIKTVVFIPSNLEQPKQVNSAVFTENLVAVDGNYDDVNKLASEIAGEEDGWAFVNVNVRPYYAEGSKTLGYEIAEQLGWRLPDQIVIPVASGSQLTKVDKAFQELIKLGLVEDKAYRVFGAQAEGCSPVSVAYKAGVDAIRPVKPDTIAKSLAIGNPADGIYVLDVCRRTGGAVEDITDDQVRDAIVLLARTEGIFTETAGGTTVGVLKKLVETGQLDTSLETVVINTGHGLKTLDAVSDRVSARATIAPTYDAFVAADLI from the coding sequence ATGAGCGCAACAACCGTCGAGACCAGCAGGACTCTCCGCGAAGGTGCATTCGGCAACGCGACCGGCTTGTCGTGTCGCGAGTGCGGCCACCAGATCGAGCTCGGCCCGAACTACGCCTGTCCTGAGTGTTTCGGTCCCCTGGAGATCTCCTACGACTTCCCGGCCGTGACTCGCGAGCAGATCGAGGCCGGGCCACGCAACATCTGGCGCTACAAGGCGCTGCTGCCGGTGCCGGACGACATCGAGCTGAGCCCCAACACGGAGCCGGGCTTCACCCGGCTGCTCAAGGCCGCCAACCTCGGTCGCGAGCTCGGCATCGACAACCTGTGGGTGAAGGACGACTCGACCAACCCCACCAACTCCTTCAAGGACCGTGTCGTCGCCTGTGCGCTCAGCGCCGCCCGCGAGTTCGACGCCAAGGTCTTCGCCTGCCCGAGCACCGGCAACCTGGCCAACGCGGTCGCGGCCGCGGGTGCCCGTGCCGGCATCAAGACCGTCGTGTTCATCCCGAGCAACCTCGAGCAGCCCAAGCAGGTCAACTCCGCGGTCTTCACCGAGAACCTGGTCGCGGTCGACGGCAACTACGACGACGTCAACAAGCTGGCCTCCGAGATCGCCGGCGAGGAGGACGGCTGGGCGTTCGTGAACGTCAACGTCCGCCCCTACTACGCCGAGGGCTCCAAGACCCTGGGCTACGAGATCGCCGAGCAGCTCGGCTGGCGCCTGCCCGACCAGATCGTCATCCCGGTGGCCTCCGGCTCCCAGCTGACCAAGGTCGACAAGGCGTTCCAGGAGCTGATCAAGCTCGGCCTCGTGGAGGACAAGGCCTACCGCGTCTTCGGCGCCCAGGCCGAGGGCTGCTCCCCGGTCTCGGTGGCCTACAAGGCCGGGGTCGACGCGATCCGTCCGGTCAAGCCGGACACCATCGCCAAGTCGCTGGCGATCGGCAACCCGGCCGATGGCATCTACGTGCTCGACGTCTGTCGGCGTACGGGCGGAGCGGTCGAGGACATCACCGACGACCAGGTCCGCGACGCGATCGTGCTCCTGGCCCGCACCGAGGGCATCTTCACCGAGACCGCTGGCGGCACCACGGTGGGCGTGCTCAAGAAGCTGGTCGAGACCGGCCAGCTCGACACCTCGCTCGAGACCGTCGTGATCAACACCGGCCACGGCCTCAAGACTCTCGACGCGGTCTCCGACCGAGTCAGCGCCCGCGCCACCATCGCCCCGACCTACGACGCCTTCGTCGCCGCCGACCTCATCTGA
- a CDS encoding MoaD/ThiS family protein, producing MSVSVRIPTILRTYTGGESEVSAEGATLAEVLDDLDANHAGIKARVLDDNGALRRFVNVYVGNEDVRFLENLETPVKDGTQVSIIPAVAGGC from the coding sequence ATGAGCGTTTCCGTCCGCATCCCGACCATCCTGCGCACCTACACCGGCGGCGAGTCCGAGGTCAGCGCCGAGGGCGCCACGCTCGCCGAGGTGCTCGACGACCTCGACGCCAACCACGCCGGTATCAAGGCCCGCGTGCTCGACGACAACGGTGCCCTGCGTCGCTTCGTCAACGTGTACGTCGGCAACGAGGACGTTCGCTTCCTCGAGAACCTCGAGACGCCCGTCAAGGACGGCACCCAGGTCTCGATCATTCCCGCGGTCGCCGGGGGCTGCTGA
- a CDS encoding OsmC family protein gives MDHTYALDLTWQGNRGTGTSGYRDYARDVLLRADGKPALEGSADPTFRGDASRWNPEELLLAALAQCHLLSYLHSAVTHGVLVTAYADSPVGTMEQSGQGGRFTSVVLRPRVSVASEDQVGTAMRIHHEASENCFIAASVNFPVTHEPVVSVERPL, from the coding sequence ATGGACCACACCTATGCGCTCGACCTGACCTGGCAGGGCAATCGGGGCACCGGCACGAGCGGTTACCGCGACTACGCCCGCGACGTGCTGCTCCGGGCCGACGGGAAGCCGGCGCTGGAAGGGTCGGCGGACCCCACCTTCCGCGGTGACGCGTCGCGCTGGAACCCCGAGGAGCTGCTGCTCGCCGCGCTGGCCCAGTGCCACCTGCTGTCCTACCTGCACTCGGCGGTCACCCACGGCGTCCTCGTGACGGCGTACGCCGACTCGCCGGTCGGCACCATGGAGCAGTCAGGCCAAGGTGGTCGCTTCACCTCGGTGGTGCTGCGACCCCGGGTGAGCGTGGCCTCGGAGGACCAGGTCGGGACTGCGATGCGCATCCATCACGAGGCGAGCGAGAACTGCTTCATCGCGGCATCGGTGAACTTCCCGGTGACGCACGAGCCGGTGGTGTCGGTCGAACGCCCGCTCTGA
- a CDS encoding AMP-binding protein, with protein sequence MTETTATPAVPAAAPRPITLGDLVEAMADAVPDRPAVRTIDRDHTFAEIDERSTRLANHLVSIGVQPGEHVAVHSTNRIEWVDAFYGCLKARAVPININYKYKHDELAHLYDDAECVVSIIEAEFVGAVDALDLPQLRELIVLGEEYDAALAAASPERSVTGRSGDDHYVIYTGGTTGSPKGVVWRNEDIMRAAMNASRFGAPFDSIEQLVAEAAANENPMVLLACGPMMHGGSQWILGNAHVAGSPVALFTEPNFDPVKILDLVEKAGVVSLTFLGDAMGRPVAEAILAEPDRWDLSSLAAVSNGAAPLSEGVREEIRRALPGRFILDSYGASESGATGSQMDDGTSGATGAPRFGVGPDVEVFDADLVPCPPGVDGLLGRSGAVPLGYHNDPVKSAATFPEIDGVRWSIPGDMARREDDGTVTVLGRGSVCINTGGEKVHPEEVEAVLLRHDEVFDAAVVGVPHERWGQQVTALVQRRDGSSVTEEALRQHCHELISNYKVPKAILFVDQVPRTPVSKVDYRASAALAAARTAGS encoded by the coding sequence GTGACCGAGACCACAGCCACCCCAGCCGTCCCTGCTGCTGCCCCGCGCCCGATCACCCTCGGCGACCTCGTCGAGGCCATGGCCGACGCCGTTCCCGACCGCCCGGCGGTCAGGACGATCGATCGCGACCACACCTTCGCGGAGATCGACGAACGCAGCACCCGGTTGGCCAACCACCTGGTGTCCATCGGCGTGCAACCCGGTGAGCACGTGGCCGTGCACTCCACGAACCGCATCGAGTGGGTCGACGCGTTCTACGGCTGCCTGAAGGCCCGTGCCGTGCCGATCAACATCAACTACAAGTACAAGCACGACGAGCTCGCCCACCTCTACGACGACGCCGAATGCGTCGTGTCGATCATCGAGGCCGAGTTCGTGGGCGCCGTCGACGCGTTGGACCTGCCGCAGCTGCGAGAGCTGATCGTGCTCGGCGAGGAGTACGACGCCGCCCTGGCCGCGGCCTCCCCGGAGCGTTCGGTGACCGGTCGCAGCGGCGACGACCACTACGTCATCTACACCGGAGGCACCACCGGCAGCCCCAAGGGCGTGGTCTGGCGCAACGAGGACATCATGCGGGCAGCGATGAACGCCAGCCGCTTCGGCGCTCCGTTCGACTCCATCGAGCAGCTGGTGGCGGAGGCCGCGGCCAACGAGAACCCGATGGTGCTGCTGGCCTGCGGGCCGATGATGCACGGCGGCAGCCAGTGGATCCTCGGCAACGCCCACGTCGCCGGCTCCCCGGTGGCACTGTTCACCGAACCCAACTTCGACCCGGTGAAGATCCTCGACCTGGTGGAGAAGGCCGGGGTGGTCTCGTTGACCTTCCTCGGTGACGCGATGGGTCGACCGGTCGCCGAGGCGATCCTGGCCGAGCCCGATCGGTGGGACCTGTCCTCCCTGGCGGCAGTCTCGAACGGTGCCGCACCGCTCTCGGAGGGCGTGCGCGAGGAGATCCGGCGGGCGTTGCCGGGTCGCTTCATCCTCGACTCGTACGGCGCCTCCGAGTCCGGCGCGACCGGGTCCCAGATGGACGACGGCACCTCCGGGGCGACGGGAGCACCACGTTTCGGGGTCGGCCCCGACGTCGAGGTCTTCGACGCTGACCTGGTGCCGTGCCCGCCCGGCGTCGACGGGCTGCTCGGTCGTTCAGGCGCCGTCCCGCTCGGCTACCACAACGACCCGGTGAAGTCGGCAGCCACCTTCCCGGAGATCGACGGCGTGCGCTGGTCGATCCCGGGCGACATGGCGCGACGCGAGGACGACGGCACGGTCACCGTGCTGGGCCGCGGCTCGGTCTGCATCAACACCGGAGGCGAGAAGGTGCACCCCGAAGAGGTCGAGGCAGTGCTGCTGCGCCACGACGAGGTCTTCGACGCCGCGGTGGTCGGCGTCCCCCACGAGCGCTGGGGCCAGCAGGTCACCGCACTGGTGCAGCGCCGTGACGGGTCCTCGGTCACCGAGGAGGCGCTGCGGCAGCACTGCCACGAGCTGATCTCGAACTACAAGGTGCCGAAGGCGATCCTGTTCGTCGACCAGGTGCCGCGCACCCCGGTCAGCAAGGTCGACTACCGGGCCAGCGCCGCGCTGGCCGCCGCGCGGACCGCGGGTTCTTGA
- a CDS encoding SGNH/GDSL hydrolase family protein codes for MRLRPITLLAGILGVGTAGFLVGSHQLLRHQAAQARAVIGKPLGEDALDADRTFKKRYGDPIHLLVVGDSIAAGLGAELPSHTPGARLAKYVAKATQRSVRLRTVARVGSESSMLEAQLATLEPSYRADVAVVIVGGNDVTHRVPTGESVAHLEVCVTTLQERGAAVVVGTCPDLGMVRPVPQPLRALGSRASRQLATAQREAALALGARAVSLADVVGPFFITNPDEMFSLDRFHPSSLGYKRTAKAVLPSVLAALGVAERVPFGHHVPPPSSGLTDPAG; via the coding sequence ATGAGACTTCGACCGATCACGCTCCTTGCCGGCATCCTGGGCGTCGGGACCGCCGGCTTCCTCGTGGGCTCGCACCAGCTCCTGCGCCACCAGGCCGCCCAGGCCCGCGCGGTGATCGGCAAGCCGCTCGGTGAGGACGCCCTCGACGCCGACCGCACCTTCAAGAAGAGGTACGGCGACCCGATCCACCTGCTGGTCGTCGGGGACTCGATCGCGGCCGGTCTCGGAGCGGAGCTGCCGAGCCACACGCCGGGAGCCCGGCTGGCGAAGTACGTCGCCAAGGCCACCCAGCGCTCGGTCCGGCTGCGCACCGTGGCCCGGGTCGGTTCGGAGAGCTCGATGCTCGAGGCCCAGCTGGCCACGCTGGAGCCGTCCTACCGGGCCGACGTGGCCGTGGTGATCGTCGGTGGCAACGACGTCACCCATCGCGTGCCGACGGGTGAGTCGGTGGCGCACCTCGAGGTGTGCGTCACGACGTTGCAGGAGCGGGGCGCGGCGGTCGTGGTCGGCACCTGTCCCGACCTGGGGATGGTGCGACCGGTTCCGCAGCCCCTGCGTGCGCTGGGCTCGCGCGCGTCGCGGCAGCTGGCGACGGCACAGCGAGAGGCGGCACTCGCCCTCGGGGCTCGCGCGGTGTCGCTGGCCGACGTGGTGGGTCCGTTCTTCATCACGAATCCCGACGAGATGTTCAGCCTCGACCGCTTCCACCCCTCGTCCCTGGGCTACAAGCGCACCGCGAAGGCGGTCCTGCCGTCGGTGCTGGCGGCGCTCGGGGTGGCCGAGCGGGTCCCGTTCGGCCACCATGTCCCACCGCCGTCGTCCGGTCTCACCGACCCGGCTGGGTGA